TCCTGGAGATCCTGCGGGCTCTTCTCGAGCCGACCCTGCGCCTGCTGGAGGAGGATTCCGGCAACACCCACTTCATCATGCTCATCGGCCGCGTATTTTACGAATCCGACGACACGGTCCGCAAACTGTTCATGAAGGCCATGTCTCCGGTGATCGGCCGTTTTTTCGAGGCGTTGTGCCTGTCGCTGCCGGACATCCCCAGACCGGTTCTGCTGCGGCGGCTGCTCTTCACCCTCGGCGCCATGGGCAGCACTTTGAGCCTTACAGGCCGCAAAGCCGATTTCGCCTTTCCGGGAGCATCACTTGACTGGAACGCCGAACACCTCCTGCGGCAACTGCTCGCATTTGCCGTGGCCGGCATGGAGGCTCCATGCTCAGATTGACCTGTTGGCTTCCCCCCTCCTCGGCGACGCTTGCAAACCTGCTCCCGGCCGCGCTCCTGCTGCTGGCAGCGCTCCACCTGACCGGGTGTGCCGCCCACACGCCCCGAACCGTGCAGCCTCCACCGGGCATGCCCAGCGCGTTTGCCGGAGACGTCACCGAAGCGACGGCCCTCCCCGGCATGACCCACTGGTGGAACGCCTTCGATGACCACAGGCTCGACGCCCTGATGCAGGAGCTGTTTTCCGGCAACATGGACCTTCGGGCCGCGACATCGCGCCTGGAACGCGCTCAAGCCGCGGCGGACGTCGCGGGCGCGGCCCGTTCACCTGGCCTGAACCTGGAGGGGGCGGGCGGCAGGCAGCGCCAGGCGCTTCCCTTGGGTCCGCAAACCGACGATGCATACCGTCTCAGTGCTGCCGCCGCCTATGAACTCGACCTCTGGGGCAGGCTGTCCTCGCGGGAGCAGGCGGCGACCACGGACGCACAGGCAGCGGCCGAGGACGTGCGAGCCCTGCGGGTCAGCCTCAGCGCCACTCTGGTCGACCTGTACCATTTGGCCGCCGAGGCCCAGGCCCAGTTGGAGTTGAATGACAGGGCCGCGAGCCATGCCCACAACTCCCTGGAGTTGACACGAAATCGCTACCGGGAGGGCCTCGTTCCCCTTTTGGATGTGCACCAGGCCCAGCAGAACCTGGCCCGGATCAGAGCTCAGCGCCCGACCCATGAAGCCCGGCTGACCCAGTCTCGCAATGCCCTGGACGTTCTCCTGGGAAGATATCCTGGCGAACAACCATCCATTTCCATCCCTGCCCTGCCCGTGCCCCCGGACATTTTCGCCGCTGGCTTGCCCTCG
This genomic stretch from Desulfonatronum thiosulfatophilum harbors:
- a CDS encoding TetR/AcrR family transcriptional regulator, which gives rise to MSTSTPDRILDAAERLFARDGYHATSMRRLTGEAGVNLGSVNYHFSTKHGLMEAIIQRRLSGLNKQRLGMLKSALAAAEAEDRRPTVLEILRALLEPTLRLLEEDSGNTHFIMLIGRVFYESDDTVRKLFMKAMSPVIGRFFEALCLSLPDIPRPVLLRRLLFTLGAMGSTLSLTGRKADFAFPGASLDWNAEHLLRQLLAFAVAGMEAPCSD
- a CDS encoding efflux transporter outer membrane subunit, which produces MLRLTCWLPPSSATLANLLPAALLLLAALHLTGCAAHTPRTVQPPPGMPSAFAGDVTEATALPGMTHWWNAFDDHRLDALMQELFSGNMDLRAATSRLERAQAAADVAGAARSPGLNLEGAGGRQRQALPLGPQTDDAYRLSAAAAYELDLWGRLSSREQAATTDAQAAAEDVRALRVSLSATLVDLYHLAAEAQAQLELNDRAASHAHNSLELTRNRYREGLVPLLDVHQAQQNLARIRAQRPTHEARLTQSRNALDVLLGRYPGEQPSISIPALPVPPDIFAAGLPSELLTTRPDIRAAQHRLQAADARVAAAVADRFPTFSLTAVYGGASTDLGALLASSNIFWNLLLNAAQPLLDGGRREAQVRVSEAEFQELLARYHQAVLQAFAEVEDALTANETTARRVLLLEDHRTAAQRTLDTALWRYQHGLNDYLPVLQAQTVLTDTESALLTARRQILADRVQLARALGGAF